The nucleotide sequence GGTATCGAGTTCTGTCTTATGGTCCGTTACAAATTTGTTTAGAGCTACAACATACGGTAAACCGAATGCTTGTACTGTCTCAATATGTTTTTCAAGGTTGGTTAATCCTGCTTTTACCGCAGTTACATTTTCATCTTTCAAGTTATCTTTCGCTACCCCGCCATGCATTTTAATGGCACGTACTGTGGCAACAATGACAACCGCACTTGGATTGATTCCTGCAGTGCGAGCTTTAATGTTTAAAAACTTTTCAGCTCCTAAATCAGCTCCAAAACCTGATTCCGTAACAACATAATCCCCTAGCTTGGCAGCCATCTTAGTCGCAATAACACTGTTACAACCGTGTGCAATATTAGCAAAAGGTCCCCCATGAATAATAGCTGGTGTATGTTCGATTGTCTGTACTAAGTTCGGTTTAATTGCATCTTTTAATAACATCGTTAAAGCACCTTCAACACCGAGATCCTTAACGGTTACTGGCTCATTGTCCATATTGTATGCGACGACTATATTTGAAAGGCGTAATTTTAGGTCATCCAAGCTCGTCGCTAAACATAAAACCGCCATTATTTCAGAAGCAACTGTAATATCAAATCCGTCTTCACGCGGTACCCCATTTTTATCTCCACCTAAACCGACCACTACTTGTCTTAAAGCACGGTCGTTTAAATCGACCACTCGCTTCCATACAATTCGTCTAGGATCTATGTTTAATTCATTTCCTTGATGAATATGGTTATCAATAAAGGCACTTAAGGCATTGTTCGCCGTAGTAATCGCATGGATATCCCCCGTAAAATGAAGATTGATATCTTCCATTGGAAGTACTTGAGAATATCCACCTCCAGCTGCTCCCCCTTTTATTCCCATCGTAGGACCTAAAGAAGGCTCACGAAGGGCGATAACCGCTTTTTTATTCAATTTATGTAACGCTTGGCCTAAGCCAACAGTTACAGTCGATTTTCCCTCTCCTGCTGGTGTCGGGTTGATTGCAGTCACAAGGATGACTTTCCCGTCTTCCTTCGTACTTAGGCGATCAAAGATTGAATGTGACAGCTTCGCTTTATATTTCCCATACATTTCTAACTCATCTTCGTGAATACCGATGGATTCAGCGATGTCTTTAATGTGTTTTAATTCTGCTTCTTGCGCAATTTCAATATCAGATTTCACTTTTGTTTTCGTATCCATCTCATAACCCTCTTTCTGCTCGTTAATATCACAATTTTACCAAAACTTAAATTGAAATATCACCATGAACTTTCTATAATTAGAAATATTAATATTTTGAAGGAATTCTTGGAGGTGTCAAGATGCCTATTAATATCCCTTCTCATTTACCGGCAAAAGAAATTTTAGAAAAAGAAAATATTTTTATAATGGATGAAAGTCGTGCGTATCGCCAAGATATACGGCCTCTAAATATTATTATTTTGAATTTGATGCCAGAGAAAGAGAAAACAGAAACACAATTACTTCGCCTTCTCGGTAATTCTCCATTACAAGTTAATATAACCTTTTTACGCCCAAAAACTCACACACCAAAAACAACGAAGAAAAAACATTTAGACGAATTTTACACAACCTTTGACAAAATTGACCATCGAAAGTTTGACGGCATGATTGTAACTGGGGCCCCAATTGAGACATTGCCATTTGAACAGGTCCATTACTGGAATGAGTTAACTGAAATTTTTGAATGGTCAAAATCAAACGTCACTTCCACCTTGCATATTTGTTGGGGTGCACAAGCTGGACTATTTTATCATTATTCTATTCCGAAGTATAAACTTCCGGAAAAATGTTTTGGTATTTACGAACATGTTATTGCTGATACTTCATGCAAATTGTTACGCGGTTTTGACGATATTTATTTGGCCCCCCATTCAAGACATACAGATATAGATGAAAAAGCCGTAAAGGAATGTGCTGATTTACAAATATTATCCACATCAGAAGAAGCAGGAATCTGCCTATTATCATCAAAGGATGGCCGCTTTATCTTTTTAACCGGACATCCCGAGTATGATGCTTTCGTATTAAAAGAAGAATATGAACGCGACTTAGCAAAAGGATTGAAAATTGCCGTTCCCAAAAACTATTTTCCGAAGGATGACCCTTCTATATCCCCTCTTCACACGTGGAGATCTCATGCCAATCTTCTATTTGTGAATTGGTTAAATTATTATGTGTACCAAGAGACGCCTTACATTTGGGAATAACTATCAAATAAAGGAAACTTCTGTTATGATGGAAACGAAGATCGTAATCATAAAACAACAAACAGCCAAAAGTATTTAACCATTTGAAGCTTCTGTTACATTTTTTATACAATTTTAATAATTTATTTACATTAGGAAAAATTGTCATTTTCCCTTTAAATAATCTTTAAAGTGTCATAATATTTTTATGTTACGGTTGTTATAGACTCTGTTTTTCTTCGTAATGAAGAAGATTAGAGTACCGAAAAAATAGAATACTAGGTTGGCGTTTTGTAGAGGTGATTGTAACATTGATGAGCAATCCAAAGGTTCTTATCTTAACTGCGAAATATGGGAACGGGCACGTTCAAGTGGCAAAAACATTGCAAAACCGTTGTCAGCAGTTAGGGATGAAGGTTGTCGTTTCCGATTTATACCGAGAATCCCATCCTGTCATAACAGAAGTAACTAAATACTTATATTTGAAAAGCTTTTCATTCGGAAAAGAATTTTACAAGTGGTTTTATTATGGCGTGGACAAAATGTACAACAAACGCATCATGAATATTTATTATAAGATGGGGAACTCCCGTCTCCACGAGCTCATAGTACGTGAACAGCCCGACTTCATTATCAATACGTTTCCGATGATTGTTGTTCCTGAATATCGACGGAGAACAGGTAGAGTCATCCCAACATTTAACGTTTTAACAGACTTTTGCTTACATAAAATTTGGGTACATCCAGATATTGATAAGTATTATGTAGCAAGTGAGGAAGTCAAACAAAAATTATTGCAACTTGGAATACCTTCTCATGATGTTTTGGTTACCGGTATACCTATTCGAGCTCAATTTGAACAATGCATTTCAACCGACTCTTTATATCAAAAATTCGATTTAAGTCCGGATAAAAAAACGCTTTTAATTATGGCTGGAGCACACGGTGTCTTAAAAAATGTGAAAGAGCTATGTGAATCCTTTTTACATTATGATGAATTGCAAACGGTTGTTGTATGTGGAAAAAACCAAGCCCTAAAAGAACAACTTGACCCGATAGCAAATTCACATCCTCATAAGTTAAAGGCACTCGGGTTTGTCGAGAACGTTCATGAATTGTTCCGTATTGCAACCTGTATGATTACAAAGCCAGGAGGCATAACGCTAAGTGAAGCGGCCGCTATAGGTGTTCCACTTATTTTATACAAACCAGTACCTGGACAAGAGAAAGAAAATGCTGAGTACTTCGAACGTAAAGGCGCTGCGAAAATTGTTTCAAAAATGGATGAAATTGAAGATATCGTTGCTTTTTTACTTCAAAACCCTGATGAAATACAAACGATGAAATCAAACATACAGGCTCTTCATCACGGAAGAGCAGCAGATGTTATATTACAAGATATGGTGAATGAATCAGAGCGAATTCAAAGGCAGAAGGAATTTATGCTTACGTCAGTAAACTTGTAAGCTATTTTGAATGGATGAAGTGGTCTTCAATAAACTTCTTGGAGGCACACTATGGATACGAGCACACACTTCGTGACTGGACTAACTCTTGGAGGGCTAGCGAGTTTAGATCCTGCCATTTCAGGAAACCTCAATTGGCACAGGTTGTGATATTAGGAACAGTTGTTGGGTCGAATGCACCTGATTTCGATTATGTAATTCGTATTTTCAAAGGAAAAGGAATGTATGTGGAGCATCATCGAGGTGTCTCCCATTCCATCCCTGCCCTATTTTTATGGACGATTTTCATTTCAGTCATCTTGTTTGGCTTTTTCCCTGCCGTTTCACTATTTCATTTAATCGTTTGGGTTTTTATTGCCGTAGTCATGCACGTTGCTTTAGATGTACTGAATGCATACGGAACCAAGGCTTTAATACCGTTTACTAATAAGTGGATTCCCCTGAATTTTATTCCGTTATTTGATCCATTCTTCTTCCTCCTTCATTTAGGAGGATTGTTGCTCTGGATAGCAGGAGTTCATCCTCAGCCGGTTTTTTGTTTGTTTATGCCTTTTCAGTTTTATACATTGTTTTTCGTTACGCCATCTATTTATTGGTAAGGAAGCGCAACGAGTTTAAAGACCATACGGTTCTTCGATATTCACTCACTCCTTCGATTCGCCCATGGGTATGGGATTTTGTCATCGAAAGAGAACGGGAATTCAATGTTGGTCTTATTTTTTTTCAATCGATAAATTGGATCCATACTTTTAAAAAGGATCACGAAAAAGCGATTATATGAAGTTGGCTTTAGAGAATCAAAATGCCAAGCACTTTTTAGCGAATGCGCAGTTTCCTTATATGATTGAAATTCAGCACCACGATGTCATCGAAGTACAAATTTTTGATTTACGATTCCGCAATAAAGAGCAATATCCTTTTTTGGCGCAAATTATCATGACCAAAGATTTTACTGTAGTTGATTCGAGAACAGGCTGGCTTCATGCAGTTAAACAGCGCAACTCATTACATCCGTTCTCTTAAAGACAATTTTTAGACTTCGCAAATTTGTTTTTCACAATTTCAAAAAGGTGGAGGACGTTGCTCCTGGGAGACGCCGCCACCTTTTTTATTTAAGAGAAAAAGCATTATTTCATTTCATTTCATGTCCTAACTTAACGACTGCATGTTCAGTTCCTCTATTTGTATATTTTTTATGTAATTTTGTTTACTTTTGAAACAAAAAAAGCCACATAAAAGACAATGCCATTTGTAATTCCCATGACAATTGCTTCGTTAGTTCTTTTGTAATGCCTTTTTTCATAACTCCCTCATTTGCAATCAACTTCCACCCATACGCTTCTTCACAAAGCTGTACAAATTCCCACGGCATCATCGTATTCATGATGGTTTGTTCTCCGTACAATCGATTGAAGCTATGTTTTCTCGGATGCGCAGTTGGACCTAAAATAGCGGCACAAATAAAACCTTCCTTTTTTACAACTCGGTCAAGTTCGGCTATTGCATCAATCGGCTTTTCCGTCCATTCAATACCGTTTATGACCATCAATGCGTCAAACTGTTGATTGGCAAACGGTAATTTCATCATATCCCCTTGTACGTACGTTACATTTTTATGTTGATTCCTTTCATTTGCTAATTCCATCATTTTTGTTGATAGATCGGTGGCTACAACTTGATAACCACCTTCTGCTAACTTTTTGGAACCATAGCCATCACCACATGCGACATCCAAAATGTTGCTCCCAATCGGAACATGACGAGAGAAAAACGGAATAATCGAATTTCGGCTTCCATTTTCCCACATATTTTCACTTGAAGTATTCCAATCTTCTGCAAACTCATCCCATTTCTTTTGCGCTTGTTCATGCCACTTTGACATCACTCAATCCCCTTTCTGCCTTCCATTCTCTTATTATAATGAATGAGTTTTATTCGTATGTAAATGAAGATTTTGGAACAAAATAGAAGTGACCACAGTTGCTACTCGATACATAAGTGGGACGAAGATGTACCAATGCGGAGGTGATGAGGAAAAACTTCATTCAACCGTTGTCTTGTAATATCAATGATGAAAGCGTTGTCACTCAAATTAGTCAAAAATTTCAGTTGAGTTTGACATCACCTTGACTTTCCAGCAATTGTTGGTGTATATTAAAGACATCATTTAGCTGAATAACTTCGTAGCTTCTAAAGATTTATGAGGCCTTCGACGCCTTATTCTGTTAAATGATGAATATTTTTTAAGCACGCTTGTGCAAGTATTAGGAGGAAAAAGTAATATGCAACAAAACGGTAAAGTAAAATGGTTTAACAACGAAAAAGGTTATGGATTCATCGAAGTTGAAGGTGGAGACGATGTATTCGTACACTTCACTGCAATCCAAGGTGAAGGTTTCAAATCTTTAGAAGAAGGTCAAGCAGTTTCTTTCGAAATCGTTGAAGGAAATCGTGGACCTCAAGCTGCAAACGTTGTAAAACTTTAATCATTGTTAAGTGATTATATATGGATATTAAGAGGCTGCGATTTGTAGCCTCTTTTCGTATGGGTTCATCCTACATTAAAAAAGTAGCAAGAATTCTCTCGCTACTTATCATTTTAAACACCTATTTGGCTTTTTTGCTTTGTTCAGTAAGCATGATGTATTCTATGGCTTTTAAATTTTCCTTCAACTTATTTTCAACTCTACTTACCTCAATGTGATTAAATACGCCATGATTTTTCGCCATAAAGACAAGATGCTTGATATCCTTTTCCATTGATTGAAATGTTTGTTTAAGTTCGTCTTTTAATGCGTCTTTGTCCATTCCCCTTATTCTCCTTTCATCTTTATGACAAATTTACTAATTTATGTATATACGAATTCAACTTTCCCCCTATTTTTCCTGCTTAAATTGTAAATTTTTTTACTTTGAATAGTTTTTTTCCCTTTTTACATTCTATTAGTGAAGGAATAAATGTTTTAGGAGGAATAATACGTGACGAATAATCATTCAATAGGCGGTTTTAATAATCGGAAGCAATTAGAAGTAGCTGTCGATGCAGCAGAGAAGATGGTCGGTTCTGCGACGATGAGTATGGATAAAGATTTGATTCAATCAGCTGAACATGCAATCGCAGATGCAAGGCAGCTTTTTAATGAATATTCTAATGACTATGATGAGGCTTTTTTAGAAGAACAGCAGCAAAAGTTAACGAGATGTGAGCATCAACTACAAGAAGCAAAGCGATGAGAATCACAAAGAAAATCCACTGTTCTATTGAATCAGTGGATTTTCATTTTAATTTTTCCCCTATCTTTTTTATTTGTTGCCCGACAGTACATTGATTAATACAAAAAGAGTGGGCATATGTTTTCCCATATTCTTTACGAAAATGTTGCTTTAATAAGCATTCTGTACAATATTCATCCATTAATTCTGTTATTTGTTCATAAACTTCTTTCTTATTCAATCTTTCCAACCCCGATTCATCTTATAGTCTTTTTCTACTATTAATGATTTGATTGTTTAGTGCTTGTTTAGCCAATTGATCGGCCTCTTTATTTTCTTTCCGGTTAATTGTCGTGTAGATAGGGGTAATGTTCATCCCTTTTATTTTCTCTTCTATTTTATCCAACCAGTACGTAAAGCTCTCTTCATAACAAGGCCATTCGCCAGCCAATTGATTTAATACAACGAGCGAATCTCCTTTAAATTCTACTTTCTTTCCGTTCACATTTAAATCTTCTAATGCAGAAACGAGATGGTAAAATGCAATGTATTCCGCCTCATTATTGGATTCAACTTCAGGTATTATCAAATTGCTGCGAACACGGTATCGTTCATGATCTTGTTCATAGTAGATGACAAAACCAATTCCCGCTTTTTGTAGTGTTCTGTCAAAGCTTCCGTCAAAATAACAAATGAGATGATGAGGTTCTTCTTGCACTTTCTCATTTAATTTCCGAAGTTGCTTCAATGTCCATTGATTCCCGTTATCTTCTATCGCTTCCATTTCTTTGACCCGGCCGGTTTTTTCAAAGTCATCCATTATTCGTACAGCTCGGTCGATTGGTAAGGTTTCTGAAATGAAATTCACCTTCTCACCTGTTTTACTTTCATATAAGATGTGCAATGTTACATCCATTTCATTCACCCTTTCCCCATGCAACCCCGTCAAAATGTGTTATAATACTATTCGTTCAAATTGTAGGAAATGAAGGAGTTATAGCATGTTTAATGAAGTCATTTGGTTTGGATTTGCATTTATCAATTTTATCATGGTTCTCTTATTTTACAAATGGTTTGATAAAACAGGCCTTTATGTGTGGTTAGGCTTTTCGACCGTAGTTGCAAACTTACAAGTTGTCAAAACGATTGAGCTTTTTGGACTCACAGCCACTTTAGGAAATATCATGTACGGCACAGCCTTTCTTGTAACGGATATTTTAAATGAAAAGTACGGTAGAGACGAAGCGAAGAAGGCCGTCTGGCTCGGCTTTTCCACATTGATTTCCTTAACCATTATTATGCAAGTCGTGCTGTTCTTTATCCCTCATGAATTTGACATTGCACATGAGGCGTTAGCCACAATTTTCGGCTTATTGCCTAGAATTGCAGTTGGAAGCCTTCTTGCTTATCTTGTCAGTCAGTATACAGATGTACTATTGTACTCATATTTTAAGAAAAAGTTTCCACAGGAAAATCAGTTATGGATTCGAAATAACGGAAGTACAATGATTAGTCAACTAACTGATACATTTATCTTTACATCCATCGCTTTTATTGGTGTTTTTCCAATGGACGTTTGGCTTGAAATATTTATCACAACCTATTTCATAAAGTTTCTTGTTGCTCTACTTGATACCCCATTTGCTTACATTGCAAAAAACATGCATCGTGGAGAGGAGACGAAATGATCGAAGTTTATATTGATGGTGCAAGTAAAGGAGACCCTGGACTATCTGGTGCAGGTATATTTTTTAAAAATGTACAAGAGGATTCCAAATTTAAAATTCCTCTAGGAAATATGAACAATCATGAAGCTGAGTTTCAAGCACTTATTCACGCATTAAAGATAGCTAAAGAACGAAATTATTCGATTTTATCAATTAGAACCGATTCGCAAGCGGTAGATCAAGCAATTTCAAAGCAGTTTGCGAAACGAGAACCGTATAAGTCGCTTTTAGTTGAAGCGCTAAAGTTAATGGAACAGTTTGATTTATGCTTTGTCAAATGGATTCCAGCAAAAGAAAATCGTGTTGCTGATCAGCTTGCGCGAGAAGCAATTCATCTCAATAAATAAGGACGTCACACCAACACTCAAAATGGGTGTTGGTTTTTTATTACACGTTGTTGTCTTATTTCATCAATTTAAAATCTAAATGCAACAATAAAAAAACAAGCATTTTGAGAACTCTTTCGCTCAATGCTTGTTTGCGTCTTACGATATACTCCTAAATTAATCGTTACCATTCATTTGTACTAGAAAATGTTCAACTACTCGTTCCGCTTGCTTTCTCGTTTCTACGTTTTCACTAACAAATAATTCTAATATTGCCATAAAAAAAGCACCATCGAATGTCAATTTTATTTTTAACGTCCATTCAATTGCCAATATGACAACATAATCTGAAGCGTTTGTATACCCTTTTCCAAAATGCACAAATCCATAAAAACCTTCATCAAATTTAAAACCTTTTGATTCGAGAAATTGAATATACTCAATCAAAGCTATCTCTCGTTGTCGTTTCATCAATTATGCCTTTCCTTTCGAAAACTTTTAAGAGTAAACCTCCAATAATTGATGCACACTAACGAAAAAGGAGGTGATCAAATGACGACCGAAAATAATCGTAATCGTGGACAGAAAGCACCAGGTGTAAACCCACAAGGTTATGACCGTCCAGATGATTCACAAACGACCCAATCACAATTAGAAGAACGCGCTAAAAACAGTAACACAAAGCGATAACATTACATAGCGCTGTCGAATTGCAATTGCTAATTAACGATGTGAGAGGTCAGTTACGAACTGACCTCTTGTAAAAACTGGATTCCTTTTGTTTGGATTCCGCGGATATCATACTTTTGAATGGCTTTATTTAACTGATCTTGTGACAATGAAAACGTATGAGTAAACGTAGGTGTTTTCATCGGTACTGATGTATGAATAGCGGCGAGCTTACGAGACAAATGTAAATCTTCAAGACATGCAGATATTTTCTTTTTTTGAGATGGAGTAAGATGATCGAGATGCTCGAGTAGTTGATCAACGTTTTCGTATTCTCGAATTAATTTAAAAGCTGTTTTTTCCCCAATTCCTTTTACTCCCGGGTAATTATCGCTCGTATCTCCCATTAATGCTTTTACATCAATGAGTTGCTTCGGTTGAATTTCATATTTTTCAACAAACGAATCAACTGTGAAAATTTCGTAATTTCCAATTCCTTTTTGCAATATGGCAACATGAATGCTTGAATCCACTAACTGTAGTAAATCCCGATCACCTGTTAAAACGATAATCTCCATTTCTTCTTTGTACTTTTCTGCTATCGTTCCGATGCAATCATCAGCTTCGTAATTTTTAACCCCCACATTTTCAATCCTGAGCTCTTCAATTACTTGTTTAGCTAAATCAAATTGTGGTATTAATTGTTCAGGTGGTTCATTCCTATTTGCTTTATACGATTCAAACATTTCTGTTCGGAACGTCTTAGATCCCATATCCCAGCAGCATACAACATAATCTGGACGAAATGTATCAATTGCTGTTAACGTGTGTTTTATAAGGCCGTTAACACCGTTTGTCGGTATTCCTTTTGAATTTTCCATAAAGCGACCGTGAATAGCGGTTGCAAAATAAGATCGAAATAATAACGCCATTCCATCAATTAGTAATAATTTGTTTGCCATTTTTACACTTCCTTTTGTTTTCTTTACTACTTTTTTTTCGTATAAATAATTGTAATTTTAGTCACTTTGTAAATTGGATTCTTACCATAGCATTAGGAACACATGCTATCTGCGGGTAGAACTGTCTAGTTTCGGCTCCGTTTTTTCGTATAGATTGTTGCTTTTTCAGACATTTTTAAAATCAATTTTGGACATTTGTGCTACAGACACTTGTTTTTCTCTACATCCCGTAGAAGTTACGTGTCTTCTGCTCCATTACATCGTGTAAATACGATACTAAAACAACAATCCTTTCAAATAGGGTCTTTCTCGTTAACCCCTATTAGCATATCATAAGTTATATCTTAAGCATACAGGTAGAGTAATTTAGGAAGGGTTTCGATTTCATAATAAGTAATGAAAAGCGCAAAGTGCAAGTCCTTAGGCGAAGGGCATTCAGGACCTGCGAGGAGGCTTCCGTCGCCACAGAAGCGAACCGAGCTGATGGCGCTTGGATTTAAACACCAAAAAAACTGTAAAGAGAATCCTTTAACACTTTATTGAACTTAAACCTTCTGTAACAATAAAAAAGAGTGACAAATGTCACTCTTTCGAAGGTTCGTTTTTCATTTTTTCTACTTCCATTGCAGCGTATGAGACGAATTTTTGATTCGTTTTCGCATTGTTATTACGTTTGGCATTCGCATTTGCATTTTTTGTACGACCCATTTTCTTCGACTCCTTTCATTAGCTACAGTCCTTATTATGACTTATTGGAATCGAAGCATTCAGGTCATAAATACTTAATTGTTACCATATTTTCTTGCGACATATTCTTTTACCATTTCAGGTGTCACACGCTTTCTTGTCGGAACAATTCCATTTTTAGCTAGAGCGTTGATTTCATCTGTTACTTGATTGATTCCTTCAACAGTAAAGGGAAGTCCTTCCTTACATCGTTGTACAGCATCTTCTATGTATGCTTCCCGTTGCCCTTCTAATTGGACAAACGTCTTAACTAATTGGTGTTGGCGATTTGAATGTTTTGTTATGGCTTGATGTACTTCACTCATATGTGATACCTCTCTTTCTCATTAATTCTACCACTTCTGGTTTAGGCGTCCAACAAGAAAACGAATACGTTGGCTTTGTTTCGTACCCTAATCGTTTACAATAATAGGTGATTGGTTTTACACTTTTGTCGATTGAGAAATGAATGCATGCGGCACAGACTTGATAAGACCGTTTTTCCATCAAAACCGCTCCCTTAACATTTTAACTGATTCACTACGAACGATTGAAACTGACATGGTCCCTTTTCACTTCTTTTTGATGACTCAATCAATTTGTACTTCCCAAGACAGCTAATGACTTCTTCTATTTCAATCGACGAACACTGTCGTACATTTTTCATTCGTTGAATAAAGGAAATGATGGTATTATCTACAAGCGTACTTCCCTTTTCGTTTATTGCCTGAATTAAGTCGAAAAGATCAATTGGTGGAATCGTCTGAATGTCTGTAATATTTTGAATAGCTAAATATGATCGAACTGCATGTATAAGCGGTTTAGCCTTTCCTTTTTTACGGGCAATCTCAATATTTTTTTTCATTATTTGTTCATAATGAAGCACTAATATTGATAGCTCGTATGATTGTTCACAAATGCTTATAAATTGTTCCTTAAATTGATTACTATTGCGATAAACTATTGGAGATTTTAGCCACTCAACGAGGGAAGGGTTGGATTTCTTCCCAAGTCGAGCGGCTTTTCTCAACTCCCAGCCGTGACATTCGATTTGTCCTTCTCTTGTTGAAATAGTCTCGCTGAACGATTCAATTCCTAAATACGTATTCGTCGGAAAGCGATAAATAAATCGAACATCATAATCACTTTCCGGTAAGTGATAGCCATAGGCTCGACTACCTACCTCGCTCGCATACAAAATAGTGATCCCATAGGTTCGCTCAAGTTTCGTTAACAACTCATTCATAAAAGTTCTCCGCTCCGATAATACGTTCAACTTCCTCTAATGTCTGTTCAAGAAGCTCATGATTATCAGCCTGCATTAACGTTTGCTTCCGTGATTTGGCATAATCACTAATTTCGTTTAAAGCATTCGATTGGCATTCATTCCAAGAGTCAAACAGCTTTTCTTTGTAATAATGGTGAAACGTTCCAATTGCCTGTTCAATTAATTGACTGAAAACGACTGGGAGCTCATTTTCATACAGTAAGAACAACTTCTGCCGATCATTTTGCTCAAAAAATGCCTTCGCATTTTTAAAGAACTTATGTCCTTTTTCAAACGATGTTGGAATTAGCTCTACCATGCTAGACTCAAATTGTGGCGTTCCATATTGTACCCATTCACGATTCGATAGAGGAACGGCGTATATACGCTCTGAAAGTTGATCAAAAGTTTGATTCAACAACTGATTTATATAATTTTCAACTCGAACGGACGTAGCGTTAAACTCTTGTAAAAAAGCAGTATTTAAAGAATTGATAAATTCATCAAAGCACTCATCGATAATCTCTTTATGTGATTTCTTTTGAACGAATTTACTCGGTTCATAAGATGCTTTAAACAAATCGGACATACGAAAAGTTAAACGTTGTTTCACATAGTGATAAAGCTCGATAATTTCTTGCTCTAACTGAAGGACTTCTTTTTTCACATCCGTGTTTTCGATAATTGAGGCATATTCCTTTTGCAATGTATCCAATTCTTCAATCTTTTGTTTTCTTTCTTTTTCTCCTAATTTGGATAGTTGGATACTATCTTTCAAATGATGTACAGTTTGTTTTATTTCCGTTTTCCCTGATTGAATCATCATTTCAGTGAGATCATGGTTTACAAACTGATCGAACGCTTGCTCAAATTGCGCGAACTCATTTGTGACATGTTGAATTTTTTCCCCTTTTAATACCGCAAGACTTGATACATTAAATAGTTTTGGAAGACGGATTTGATGCGTTAGAAGTCGCTCTTTCACATATTCTTTAACCGTTTCTGCCTCTTCGTTATTTTCAGCTAAGTCAATCGCATTGACAATGAAAAACATTTTATCAAGAGAGAATGAATCTTTCACAAGACCTAGCTGATGGAGAAATTGTTCGTCTCCCTTCGAAAACGGATGATTAAAATAAGTTAAAAAGATGATGGCATCCGATTCTTTAATATATTGAAACGCTAAGTTTGTGTGTCGTTGGTGCAAAGAGCTTGCACCTGGTGTATCGACGAGTGTAATCCCTTTTTTCGTTACTTCGCAATCGTAGTAAATCGTCGCTTCTTGAATAACACACGATTTCTCTTC is from Bacillus kexueae and encodes:
- a CDS encoding formate--tetrahydrofolate ligase, with the translated sequence MDTKTKVKSDIEIAQEAELKHIKDIAESIGIHEDELEMYGKYKAKLSHSIFDRLSTKEDGKVILVTAINPTPAGEGKSTVTVGLGQALHKLNKKAVIALREPSLGPTMGIKGGAAGGGYSQVLPMEDINLHFTGDIHAITTANNALSAFIDNHIHQGNELNIDPRRIVWKRVVDLNDRALRQVVVGLGGDKNGVPREDGFDITVASEIMAVLCLATSLDDLKLRLSNIVVAYNMDNEPVTVKDLGVEGALTMLLKDAIKPNLVQTIEHTPAIIHGGPFANIAHGCNSVIATKMAAKLGDYVVTESGFGADLGAEKFLNIKARTAGINPSAVVIVATVRAIKMHGGVAKDNLKDENVTAVKAGLTNLEKHIETVQAFGLPYVVALNKFVTDHKTELDTIMEWCEKHNHPIALTEVWEKGGDGGVDLAKKVIEQIEQNESKYAPLYEITDTIEDKVLKIAKFVYGAKDVEFSSKAKQQINLFTKYGWDQLLICMAKTQYSLSDNPKQIGRPNDFTITIREFKPSVGAGFLVALTGDILTMPGLPKEPAALKMDVDQEGKIQGLF
- the metA gene encoding homoserine O-acetyltransferase MetA, whose amino-acid sequence is MPINIPSHLPAKEILEKENIFIMDESRAYRQDIRPLNIIILNLMPEKEKTETQLLRLLGNSPLQVNITFLRPKTHTPKTTKKKHLDEFYTTFDKIDHRKFDGMIVTGAPIETLPFEQVHYWNELTEIFEWSKSNVTSTLHICWGAQAGLFYHYSIPKYKLPEKCFGIYEHVIADTSCKLLRGFDDIYLAPHSRHTDIDEKAVKECADLQILSTSEEAGICLLSSKDGRFIFLTGHPEYDAFVLKEEYERDLAKGLKIAVPKNYFPKDDPSISPLHTWRSHANLLFVNWLNYYVYQETPYIWE
- a CDS encoding diglucosyl diacylglycerol synthase, whose protein sequence is MMSNPKVLILTAKYGNGHVQVAKTLQNRCQQLGMKVVVSDLYRESHPVITEVTKYLYLKSFSFGKEFYKWFYYGVDKMYNKRIMNIYYKMGNSRLHELIVREQPDFIINTFPMIVVPEYRRRTGRVIPTFNVLTDFCLHKIWVHPDIDKYYVASEEVKQKLLQLGIPSHDVLVTGIPIRAQFEQCISTDSLYQKFDLSPDKKTLLIMAGAHGVLKNVKELCESFLHYDELQTVVVCGKNQALKEQLDPIANSHPHKLKALGFVENVHELFRIATCMITKPGGITLSEAAAIGVPLILYKPVPGQEKENAEYFERKGAAKIVSKMDEIEDIVAFLLQNPDEIQTMKSNIQALHHGRAADVILQDMVNESERIQRQKEFMLTSVNL
- a CDS encoding metal-dependent hydrolase; translation: MAQVVILGTVVGSNAPDFDYVIRIFKGKGMYVEHHRGVSHSIPALFLWTIFISVILFGFFPAVSLFHLIVWVFIAVVMHVALDVLNAYGTKALIPFTNKWIPLNFIPLFDPFFFLLHLGGLLLWIAGVHPQPVFCLFMPFQFYTLFFVTPSIYW
- a CDS encoding class I SAM-dependent methyltransferase encodes the protein MSKWHEQAQKKWDEFAEDWNTSSENMWENGSRNSIIPFFSRHVPIGSNILDVACGDGYGSKKLAEGGYQVVATDLSTKMMELANERNQHKNVTYVQGDMMKLPFANQQFDALMVINGIEWTEKPIDAIAELDRVVKKEGFICAAILGPTAHPRKHSFNRLYGEQTIMNTMMPWEFVQLCEEAYGWKLIANEGVMKKGITKELTKQLSWELQMALSFMWLFLFQK
- the cspD gene encoding cold-shock protein CspD; this encodes MQQNGKVKWFNNEKGYGFIEVEGGDDVFVHFTAIQGEGFKSLEEGQAVSFEIVEGNRGPQAANVVKL
- a CDS encoding DUF2564 family protein, with protein sequence MTNNHSIGGFNNRKQLEVAVDAAEKMVGSATMSMDKDLIQSAEHAIADARQLFNEYSNDYDEAFLEEQQQKLTRCEHQLQEAKR